The following coding sequences lie in one Musa acuminata AAA Group cultivar baxijiao chromosome BXJ3-1, Cavendish_Baxijiao_AAA, whole genome shotgun sequence genomic window:
- the LOC135629314 gene encoding protein transport protein SEC16B homolog isoform X2, with protein sequence MGSPSPFQVEDQTDEDFFDKLVDDDFGVEGSVPHPKEIVRDISNLSLDDVGTSLEDPGNAGLVSESNGPPQSGTLQSSESPKKDLLVCKDSASSNSPVDMVVPSENSSGSTIDTGAQSLSNFNNVGSKGTSVKEVQWSAFSVSSQQLDNVGLETYSDFLAENADPSADKLKSNCDPNSAPVDNQIENIDTYTSSLSAQDTQLFGSATEQNIDGDAQYWESIYPGWKYDAGTGQWYQLDAHDATTNTQFNSYDASAVNSQGNFKDNGEVAVFDSNSGSSDVLYLQQASQSYLETIAEESTLHTTSNWSLGYQGSTEYPPNMVFDPQYPGWYYDTNTQQWSTLESYSQTTQMTPTIVQNEVVASAGVSEGNYNVSDEFGQPEQSADGVLGSQEFGDGWNNPTSSYVQPNVLQAEQVGENRLSGGLSRKQQIGSFYGPTMHAGSHTDQNLGFGKFQPVVDHNFGSSNGITRPHNAVHGESLYQMNNQMQAPSIHKSLSNSYLGNQNSVDYSQHSFHGTNASYSQFSYVPHEGRSAAGRPAHALVAFGFGGKLIVMPNASPSGTNLNYGNQETAGGTISILSLSEVVLNEVDSSSSVSGSVLDYFHSLCHQNFPGPLAGGNAATKDANKWIDERISSYESPVTEFQKGKLLKLLFSLLKISLQHYGKLRSPFGSDPSLEDVNSPEMAVTKLLASSKMSNAPLGEYGIYSHCLTNIPSEGQLQATATKVQSLLVSGRRKEALQCAEEGHLWGPALVLAAQLGDKFYVDMVKRMAQHQFTFGSPLRTLCLLIAGQPADIFSMNNLVTSSSVASPRQPAEIQASGMLDEWEENLAIITANRTKDDKLVILHLGDCLWKERGEVTAAHTCYLIAEENIELYSDSARLCLIGADHWKYPRTYVTPDAIQRTELYEYSKVLGNSQFILQPFQPYKLIYAYMLAEVGKISDSLKYCQASLKLLKNSGRTSDVEMWKSMLSSLEERLRTHQQGGYGTSLAPANLVGKLFTTFDRSIHRMIGAPPAPLPPLPQGSVNDKETYYVAPRVANSQSTMAMSSLVPSASVETMSEWKGDDGKQTRHNRSISEPDFGRSPKQDSSSDGAQSKKTASGGSRFGRIGSQLLQKTMGWVSRSHRQVKLGQSNKFYYDEQLKTWVEEGAEPPATEAALPPPPTATTFQNGMPDYNISNTFKSVTNINDAFKRESLTDREGPVAKPLVPLEQKSTIPPTPPSQNQFSARGRMGVRSRYVDTFNKGGGALTNTFQSPAVPSMKPLVGAKFFVPTAAAAVDEGETDAAGESNQEVTNDNEEPSKSATAEASFSSQGSSSSSSSMQRVPSMDNITPLGNKGSAAAASWSGNGPLSRMRAASWSGTYTNPLHQNVTGMNPTSVGHGMTTSSPSNTAHPGSVSSLSLQQNGGSLGDDLHEVEL encoded by the exons ATGGGATCTCCGTCTCCGTTCCAAGTGGAAGACCAGACCGATGAGGATTTCTTTGACAAGCTTGTGGATGATGATTTTGGTGTGGAGGGATCTGTTCCTCATCCCAAAGAAATTGTTAGAGATATATCTAACCTCAGCCTTGATGATGTTGGTACATCGTTGGAGGATCCTGGCAATGCTGGATTGGTTTCCGAATCAAATGGTCCGCCACAAAGTGGGACCTTACAGTCTTCTGAGTCTCCAAAGAAGGATCTTTTGGTCTGTAAGGACAGTGCATCTTCTAATTCTCCTGTTGATATGGTAGTACCATCAGAAAATTCATCTGGAAGCACTATCGATACCGGAGCACAAAGTCTATCAAACTTTAACAATGTTGGATCTAAGGGAACAAGCGTAAAGGAGGTCCAATGGAGTGCATTCAGTGTCAGCTCACAGCAGTTAGACAATGTTGGGTTGGAAACCTATTCAGACTTCCTTGCTGAAAATGCTGATCCATCTGCTGATAAACTGAAATCCAACTGTGACCCAAATTCTGCTCCTGTGGACAATCAAATTGAAAATATTGACACATATACAAGTTCTTTGAGTGCCCAAGATACACAACTTTTTGGTTCGGCTACTGAGCAGAACATTGATGGAGATGCACAGTACTGGGAGAGTATTTATCCTGGTTGGAAGTATGATGCTggcactgggcagtggtatcagcTGGATGCTCATGATGCAACCACAAATACTCAGTTTAATAGCTATGATGCATCTGCTGTGAATTCACAGGGGAATTTCAAGGACAATGGCGAAGTTGCTGTTTTTGATTCCAATTCGGGGAGTTCAGATGTCCTATATCTTCAGCAGGCTTCACAATCCTACTTGGAAACCATTGCAGAAGAGAGTACATTACATACTACTTCTAACTGGAGCCTTGGTTATCAGGGGAGCACTGAATACCCACCTAATATGGTCTTTGATCCTCAATATCCAGGTTGGTACTACGACACAAATACCCAACAGTGGAGTACTCTTGAGTCATATTCTCAGACTACACAGATGACACCAACTATAGTTCAGAATGAGGTTGTTGCTTCAGCTGGCGTCTCAGAGGGGAACTACAATGTAAGTGATGAATTTGGCCAACCTGAACAAAGCGCTGATGGTGTCCTGGGAAGTCAAGAGTTTGGCGACGGTTGGAATAATCCAACAAGCAGCTATGTTCAGCCGAACGTGCTGCAGGCTGAACAAGTTGGTGAAAATAGACTGTCTGGAGGTTTATCCAGAAAGCAGCAAATAGGGAGCTTTTACGGTCCAACCATGCATGCTGGAAGTCATACGGATCAAAATTTAGGCTTTGGAAAATTTCAGCCTGTTGTGGATCACAATTTTGGCAGCAGTAACGGCATCACGAGGCCTCACAATGCTGTTCATGGGGAAAGCTTGTACCAAATGAATAATCAAATGCAAGCCCCTAGCATTCATAAAAGTTTGTCCAACAGCTACCTAGGCAATCAGAACTCAGTTGACTACTCTCAGCATTCATTTCATGGCACAAATGCTTCCTATTCTCAGTTTTCTTATGTTCCTCATGAAGGAAGATCAGCAGCTGGGCGTCCTGCACATGCCTTGGTTGCTTTTGGATTTGGTGGTAAGCTTATAGTCATGCCAAATGCTAGCCCTTCTGGAACCAACTTGAACTATGGAAATCAG GAAACTGCTGGTGGCACAATCTCAATCCTTAGCTTATCTGAAGTTGTGTTGAATGAAGTTGATTCTTCCAGCAGTGTTTCTGGTAGTGTCTTGGACTACTTCCATTCCTTGTGTCATCAGAATTTTCCAGGTCCGCTTGCTGGTGGGAATGCTGCTACTAAGGATGCAAACAAATGGATAGATGAGAGAATCTCAAGCTATGAGTCTCCTGTCACTGAGTTCCAGAAAGGGAAACTTCTGAAGTTGCTTTTTTCTTTGCTCAAAATATCACTGCAACATTATGGAAAACTTCGATCTCCTTTTGGATCTGACCCATCACTAGAG GATGTAAATAGTCCAGAGATGGCGGTTACTAAGCTTTTGGCATCGTCTAAAATGAGCAATGCTCCTTTAGGAGAGTATGGTATATATTCTCATTGTTTGACTAACATTCCATCAGAAGGACAACTTCAG GCAACTGCTACTAAGGTACAGAGCCTTCTTGTTTCTGGTAGAAGGAAAGAGGCCCTCCAATGTGCAGAAGAAGGTCATCTATGGGGCCCTGCACTTGTTCTTGCTGCACAGCTTGGCGACAAG TTTTATGTTGATATGGTGAAGAGGATGGCACAACATCAGTTTACATTTGGATCACCTCTACGAACACTCTGCCTTCTTATTGCTGGGCAACCTGCAGATATATTTTCTATGAACAATCTAGTTACTAGCTCATCTGTAGCTTCACCTAGACAGCCTGCAGAG ATTCAAGCCAGTGGTATGTTGGATGAGTGGGAAGAAAATTTGGCCATCATTACTGCAAACAGAACCAAGGATGATAAACTTGTAATTCTTCATCTTGGAGATTGCCTATGGAAAGAGAGAGGAGAG GTAACTGCTGCACACACATGTTATTTGATTGCTGAAGAAAATATTGAGTTGTATTCAGACAGTGCAAGACTCTGTCTTATTGGTGCAGATCACTGGAAATATCCCAGAACATATGTGACGCCTGACGCTATTCAG AGAACAgaactatatgaatattcaaaggttcTTGGAAATTCTCAGTTCATCCTACAACCTTTCCAACCATATAAGCTGATCTATGCCTACATGCTGGCTGAAGTTGGAAAGATTTCAGATTCACTGAA GTACTGTCAAGCATCTTTAAAATTGCTGAAGAACTCTGGTCGTACTTCTGATGTTGAAATGTGGAAGTCAATGCTATCATCCCTAGAGGAGAGGCTGCGCACACACCAGCAG GGTGGTTATGGTACCAGCTTGGCTCCTGCAAATCTTGTTGGAAAATTGTTTACCACCTTCGATAGGTCCATTCATCGCATGATTGGTGCACCGCCAGCACCTCTGCCGCCATTGCCACAGGGAAGTGTAAATGACAAAGAAACCTACTATGTTGCCCCAAGAGTAGCAAATAGTCAGTCGACCATGGCCATGTCCTCTTTAGTCCCGTCAGCATCAGTGGAAACCATGAGTGAGTGGAAGGGTGATGATGGTAAACAGACTAGGCACAACAGAAGCATTTCAGAGCCTGATTTTGGTCGAAGCCCAAAGCAG GATTCAAGCTCAGATGGTGCAcaaagcaaaaagactgcatctGGTGGGTCACGTTTTGGACGCATTGGCTCACAACTTCTTCAGAAAACCATGGGGTGGGTGTCAAGATCCCATCGCCAG GTAAAATTGGGTCAATCAAACAAATTTTATTATGACGAACAACTTAAGACATGGGTGGAGGAAGGAGCTGAGCCTCCAGCTACCGAAGCTGCTCTACCACCACCTCCAACAGCAACAACATTCCAGAATGGTATGCCTGATTACAACATCAGTAACACTTTCAAGAGTGTGACCAACATCAATGATGCTTTCAAGCGGGAAAGCCTTACCGACAGGGAAGGGCCAGTGGCAAAACCCTTAGTTCCCTTGGAACAGAAATCGACAATTCCACCCACTCCACCCAGCCAAAACCAGTTTTCCGCTCGTGGTAGAATGGGTGTTCGTTCAAG ATACGTGGATACATTCAACAAGGGCGGTGGTGCCTTGACAAACACTTTCCAGTCACCTGCAGTGCCATCCATGAAACCATTGGTTGGTGCAAAGTTTTTTGTGCCCacagcagctgcagctgtggatgAAGGGGAAACTGATGCAGCAGGAGAAAGCAACCAGGAAGTCACCAATGATAACGAAGAACCATCTAAATCAGCAACAGCAGAAGCATCCTTTTCCTCGCAGGGATCGTCGTCATCTTCATCATCGATGCAACGGGTTCCAAGCATggataatattacacctcttggaAACAAAGGATCTGCAGCAGCGGCATCGTGGAGTGGTAACGGTCCCTTATCCAGAATGAGAGCAGCATCTTGGAGTGGGACTTACACCAACCCACTCCATCAAAACGTCACTGGGATGAATCCCACTAGTGTTGGGCATGGTATGACAACATCCTCACCCAGCAACACCGCACACCCCGGTTCAGTCAGCAGCTTGTCTCTGCAGCAGAACGGTGGTTCCCTGGGGGACGACCTGCATGAGGTTGAACTCTGA
- the LOC135629731 gene encoding hydroxyethylthiazole kinase-like → MSDMAGGEEAAADGSAARWGRRAWELLERVRARAPLVQCITNFVSMDLMANALLAAGASPAMVHSLREIDDFTPRADALCVNLGTLSDGWLPSMRAAAAAAARSSRPWILDPVAVSASEFRMEACLGLVALWPTVIRGNPSEIIALSSACRVRDSKGVDSFHESPDAVESAKSLAQSSGAIVAVSGATDFITDGQIVVAAQNGVAMMQKITATGCAVTALIAAFVAVEPSNPLEATFCALSIFGLAGELGMEMANGPASLRVHMIDSLHGLHEHTVASRVKISLVS, encoded by the exons ATGAGCGACATGGCAGGAGGAGAAGAGGCGGCGGCTGACGGCTCGGCGGCACGGTGGGGACGACGGGCGTGGGAACTCCTGGAGAGGGTGCGGGCTCGCGCGCCGCTGGTCCAGTGCATCACCAACTTCGTGTCCATGGATCTGATGGCGAACGCGCTCCTGGCGGCCGGCGCGTCCCCGGCCATGGTCCACTCCCTCCGCGAGATCGACGACTTCACCCCGCGCGCCGACGCGCTCTGCGTCAACCTCGGCACGCTGTCGGACGGCTGGCTTCCCTCCATGCGTGCCGCGGCGGCTGCCGCCGCCCGGTCCAGCCGCCCCTGGATTCTCGATCCCGTCGCGGTGTCTGCGTCCGAGTTTCGGATGGAGGCTTGCCTGGGGCTGGTGGCCCTCTGGCCGACCGTGATCCGGGGAAACCCATCTGAGATCATCGCGCTCTCCTCTGCTTGCCGAGTTCGCGATTCCAAA GGTGTGGACAGCTTCCATGAGTCGCCAGATGCTGTGGAATCTGCTAAATCACTGGCACAAAGCAGTGGTGCCATAGTTGCAGTATCTGGAGCCACTGATTTTATAACGGATGGACAGATAGTGGTAGCTGCACAAAATGGAGTGGCCATGATGCAGAAGATCACAGCAACAGGATGTGCTGTCACAGCTCTCATTGCTGCTTTTGTTGCAGTGGAACCATCGAATCCTTTGGAAGCAACATTTTGTGCTCTCTCTATATTTGGCTTGGCAGGAGAGCTGGGGATGGAAATGGCAAATGGCCCAGCTTCCTTGCGGGTGCACATGATCGACTCTCTTCATGGCCTTCATGAGCATACTGTAGCTTCCCGGGTTAAGATTTCTCTGGTATCATGA
- the LOC135629314 gene encoding protein transport protein SEC16B homolog isoform X1 → MGSPSPFQVEDQTDEDFFDKLVDDDFGVEGSVPHPKEIVRDISNLSLDDVGTSLEDPGNAGLVSESNGPPQSGTLQSSESPKKDLLVCKDSASSNSPVDMVVPSENSSGSTIDTGAQSLSNFNNVGSKGTSVKEVQWSAFSVSSQQLDNVGLETYSDFLAENADPSADKLKSNCDPNSAPVDNQIENIDTYTSSLSAQDTQLFGSATEQNIDGDAQYWESIYPGWKYDAGTGQWYQLDAHDATTNTQFNSYDASAVNSQGNFKDNGEVAVFDSNSGSSDVLYLQQASQSYLETIAEESTLHTTSNWSLGYQGSTEYPPNMVFDPQYPGWYYDTNTQQWSTLESYSQTTQMTPTIVQNEVVASAGVSEGNYNVSDEFGQPEQSADGVLGSQEFGDGWNNPTSSYVQPNVLQAEQVGENRLSGGLSRKQQIGSFYGPTMHAGSHTDQNLGFGKFQPVVDHNFGSSNGITRPHNAVHGESLYQMNNQMQAPSIHKSLSNSYLGNQNSVDYSQHSFHGTNASYSQFSYVPHEGRSAAGRPAHALVAFGFGGKLIVMPNASPSGTNLNYGNQETAGGTISILSLSEVVLNEVDSSSSVSGSVLDYFHSLCHQNFPGPLAGGNAATKDANKWIDERISSYESPVTEFQKGKLLKLLFSLLKISLQHYGKLRSPFGSDPSLEDVNSPEMAVTKLLASSKMSNAPLGEYGIYSHCLTNIPSEGQLQATATKVQSLLVSGRRKEALQCAEEGHLWGPALVLAAQLGDKFYVDMVKRMAQHQFTFGSPLRTLCLLIAGQPADIFSMNNLVTSSSVASPRQPAEIQASGMLDEWEENLAIITANRTKDDKLVILHLGDCLWKERGEVTAAHTCYLIAEENIELYSDSARLCLIGADHWKYPRTYVTPDAIQRTELYEYSKVLGNSQFILQPFQPYKLIYAYMLAEVGKISDSLKYCQASLKLLKNSGRTSDVEMWKSMLSSLEERLRTHQQGGYGTSLAPANLVGKLFTTFDRSIHRMIGAPPAPLPPLPQGSVNDKETYYVAPRVANSQSTMAMSSLVPSASVETMSEWKGDDGKQTRHNRSISEPDFGRSPKQDSSSDGAQSKKTASGGSRFGRIGSQLLQKTMGWVSRSHRQIPGNVKVKLGQSNKFYYDEQLKTWVEEGAEPPATEAALPPPPTATTFQNGMPDYNISNTFKSVTNINDAFKRESLTDREGPVAKPLVPLEQKSTIPPTPPSQNQFSARGRMGVRSRYVDTFNKGGGALTNTFQSPAVPSMKPLVGAKFFVPTAAAAVDEGETDAAGESNQEVTNDNEEPSKSATAEASFSSQGSSSSSSSMQRVPSMDNITPLGNKGSAAAASWSGNGPLSRMRAASWSGTYTNPLHQNVTGMNPTSVGHGMTTSSPSNTAHPGSVSSLSLQQNGGSLGDDLHEVEL, encoded by the exons ATGGGATCTCCGTCTCCGTTCCAAGTGGAAGACCAGACCGATGAGGATTTCTTTGACAAGCTTGTGGATGATGATTTTGGTGTGGAGGGATCTGTTCCTCATCCCAAAGAAATTGTTAGAGATATATCTAACCTCAGCCTTGATGATGTTGGTACATCGTTGGAGGATCCTGGCAATGCTGGATTGGTTTCCGAATCAAATGGTCCGCCACAAAGTGGGACCTTACAGTCTTCTGAGTCTCCAAAGAAGGATCTTTTGGTCTGTAAGGACAGTGCATCTTCTAATTCTCCTGTTGATATGGTAGTACCATCAGAAAATTCATCTGGAAGCACTATCGATACCGGAGCACAAAGTCTATCAAACTTTAACAATGTTGGATCTAAGGGAACAAGCGTAAAGGAGGTCCAATGGAGTGCATTCAGTGTCAGCTCACAGCAGTTAGACAATGTTGGGTTGGAAACCTATTCAGACTTCCTTGCTGAAAATGCTGATCCATCTGCTGATAAACTGAAATCCAACTGTGACCCAAATTCTGCTCCTGTGGACAATCAAATTGAAAATATTGACACATATACAAGTTCTTTGAGTGCCCAAGATACACAACTTTTTGGTTCGGCTACTGAGCAGAACATTGATGGAGATGCACAGTACTGGGAGAGTATTTATCCTGGTTGGAAGTATGATGCTggcactgggcagtggtatcagcTGGATGCTCATGATGCAACCACAAATACTCAGTTTAATAGCTATGATGCATCTGCTGTGAATTCACAGGGGAATTTCAAGGACAATGGCGAAGTTGCTGTTTTTGATTCCAATTCGGGGAGTTCAGATGTCCTATATCTTCAGCAGGCTTCACAATCCTACTTGGAAACCATTGCAGAAGAGAGTACATTACATACTACTTCTAACTGGAGCCTTGGTTATCAGGGGAGCACTGAATACCCACCTAATATGGTCTTTGATCCTCAATATCCAGGTTGGTACTACGACACAAATACCCAACAGTGGAGTACTCTTGAGTCATATTCTCAGACTACACAGATGACACCAACTATAGTTCAGAATGAGGTTGTTGCTTCAGCTGGCGTCTCAGAGGGGAACTACAATGTAAGTGATGAATTTGGCCAACCTGAACAAAGCGCTGATGGTGTCCTGGGAAGTCAAGAGTTTGGCGACGGTTGGAATAATCCAACAAGCAGCTATGTTCAGCCGAACGTGCTGCAGGCTGAACAAGTTGGTGAAAATAGACTGTCTGGAGGTTTATCCAGAAAGCAGCAAATAGGGAGCTTTTACGGTCCAACCATGCATGCTGGAAGTCATACGGATCAAAATTTAGGCTTTGGAAAATTTCAGCCTGTTGTGGATCACAATTTTGGCAGCAGTAACGGCATCACGAGGCCTCACAATGCTGTTCATGGGGAAAGCTTGTACCAAATGAATAATCAAATGCAAGCCCCTAGCATTCATAAAAGTTTGTCCAACAGCTACCTAGGCAATCAGAACTCAGTTGACTACTCTCAGCATTCATTTCATGGCACAAATGCTTCCTATTCTCAGTTTTCTTATGTTCCTCATGAAGGAAGATCAGCAGCTGGGCGTCCTGCACATGCCTTGGTTGCTTTTGGATTTGGTGGTAAGCTTATAGTCATGCCAAATGCTAGCCCTTCTGGAACCAACTTGAACTATGGAAATCAG GAAACTGCTGGTGGCACAATCTCAATCCTTAGCTTATCTGAAGTTGTGTTGAATGAAGTTGATTCTTCCAGCAGTGTTTCTGGTAGTGTCTTGGACTACTTCCATTCCTTGTGTCATCAGAATTTTCCAGGTCCGCTTGCTGGTGGGAATGCTGCTACTAAGGATGCAAACAAATGGATAGATGAGAGAATCTCAAGCTATGAGTCTCCTGTCACTGAGTTCCAGAAAGGGAAACTTCTGAAGTTGCTTTTTTCTTTGCTCAAAATATCACTGCAACATTATGGAAAACTTCGATCTCCTTTTGGATCTGACCCATCACTAGAG GATGTAAATAGTCCAGAGATGGCGGTTACTAAGCTTTTGGCATCGTCTAAAATGAGCAATGCTCCTTTAGGAGAGTATGGTATATATTCTCATTGTTTGACTAACATTCCATCAGAAGGACAACTTCAG GCAACTGCTACTAAGGTACAGAGCCTTCTTGTTTCTGGTAGAAGGAAAGAGGCCCTCCAATGTGCAGAAGAAGGTCATCTATGGGGCCCTGCACTTGTTCTTGCTGCACAGCTTGGCGACAAG TTTTATGTTGATATGGTGAAGAGGATGGCACAACATCAGTTTACATTTGGATCACCTCTACGAACACTCTGCCTTCTTATTGCTGGGCAACCTGCAGATATATTTTCTATGAACAATCTAGTTACTAGCTCATCTGTAGCTTCACCTAGACAGCCTGCAGAG ATTCAAGCCAGTGGTATGTTGGATGAGTGGGAAGAAAATTTGGCCATCATTACTGCAAACAGAACCAAGGATGATAAACTTGTAATTCTTCATCTTGGAGATTGCCTATGGAAAGAGAGAGGAGAG GTAACTGCTGCACACACATGTTATTTGATTGCTGAAGAAAATATTGAGTTGTATTCAGACAGTGCAAGACTCTGTCTTATTGGTGCAGATCACTGGAAATATCCCAGAACATATGTGACGCCTGACGCTATTCAG AGAACAgaactatatgaatattcaaaggttcTTGGAAATTCTCAGTTCATCCTACAACCTTTCCAACCATATAAGCTGATCTATGCCTACATGCTGGCTGAAGTTGGAAAGATTTCAGATTCACTGAA GTACTGTCAAGCATCTTTAAAATTGCTGAAGAACTCTGGTCGTACTTCTGATGTTGAAATGTGGAAGTCAATGCTATCATCCCTAGAGGAGAGGCTGCGCACACACCAGCAG GGTGGTTATGGTACCAGCTTGGCTCCTGCAAATCTTGTTGGAAAATTGTTTACCACCTTCGATAGGTCCATTCATCGCATGATTGGTGCACCGCCAGCACCTCTGCCGCCATTGCCACAGGGAAGTGTAAATGACAAAGAAACCTACTATGTTGCCCCAAGAGTAGCAAATAGTCAGTCGACCATGGCCATGTCCTCTTTAGTCCCGTCAGCATCAGTGGAAACCATGAGTGAGTGGAAGGGTGATGATGGTAAACAGACTAGGCACAACAGAAGCATTTCAGAGCCTGATTTTGGTCGAAGCCCAAAGCAG GATTCAAGCTCAGATGGTGCAcaaagcaaaaagactgcatctGGTGGGTCACGTTTTGGACGCATTGGCTCACAACTTCTTCAGAAAACCATGGGGTGGGTGTCAAGATCCCATCGCCAG ATTCCTGGTAATGTGAAGGTAAAATTGGGTCAATCAAACAAATTTTATTATGACGAACAACTTAAGACATGGGTGGAGGAAGGAGCTGAGCCTCCAGCTACCGAAGCTGCTCTACCACCACCTCCAACAGCAACAACATTCCAGAATGGTATGCCTGATTACAACATCAGTAACACTTTCAAGAGTGTGACCAACATCAATGATGCTTTCAAGCGGGAAAGCCTTACCGACAGGGAAGGGCCAGTGGCAAAACCCTTAGTTCCCTTGGAACAGAAATCGACAATTCCACCCACTCCACCCAGCCAAAACCAGTTTTCCGCTCGTGGTAGAATGGGTGTTCGTTCAAG ATACGTGGATACATTCAACAAGGGCGGTGGTGCCTTGACAAACACTTTCCAGTCACCTGCAGTGCCATCCATGAAACCATTGGTTGGTGCAAAGTTTTTTGTGCCCacagcagctgcagctgtggatgAAGGGGAAACTGATGCAGCAGGAGAAAGCAACCAGGAAGTCACCAATGATAACGAAGAACCATCTAAATCAGCAACAGCAGAAGCATCCTTTTCCTCGCAGGGATCGTCGTCATCTTCATCATCGATGCAACGGGTTCCAAGCATggataatattacacctcttggaAACAAAGGATCTGCAGCAGCGGCATCGTGGAGTGGTAACGGTCCCTTATCCAGAATGAGAGCAGCATCTTGGAGTGGGACTTACACCAACCCACTCCATCAAAACGTCACTGGGATGAATCCCACTAGTGTTGGGCATGGTATGACAACATCCTCACCCAGCAACACCGCACACCCCGGTTCAGTCAGCAGCTTGTCTCTGCAGCAGAACGGTGGTTCCCTGGGGGACGACCTGCATGAGGTTGAACTCTGA